A single genomic interval of Antechinus flavipes isolate AdamAnt ecotype Samford, QLD, Australia chromosome 1, AdamAnt_v2, whole genome shotgun sequence harbors:
- the CCNE2 gene encoding G1/S-specific cyclin-E2 isoform X1, which produces MAPGSHLSGLMGVTSPTSLSASSPTSSEPPYSCHTLGSDRVPEGGGAGGESWREMPGSERRDDEGVSSSVPLLAPGPRVWDPQSATAGTLCVEEKDPARRDPEALKNPKKKMSRRSSRLQAKQQPQSSQTDSPQETQFLQAKKRKTAQDVKKKKEETVAKRQQYEIRNCWPSVISGGITPCIIIETPHKETVTSDFSRFTNYRFKNLFINPSPLPDLSWGCSKDVWFNMLKKETKYVHDKHFETLHSDLEPQMRSILLDWLLEVCEVYTLHRETFYLAQDFFDRFMLTQKDINKNMLQLIGITSLFIASKLEEIYAPKLQEFAYVTDGACSEDDILGMELIILKALKWELCPVTVIAWLNVFLQVDALKDVPKVLLPQYSQEKFVQIAQLLDLCILSIDSLEFQYRILAAAALCHFTSIEVVKKASGLDWDNISECVEWMVPFARVVKGGPPVKLKVFKKISVEDRHNIQTHTNYLAMLEEVNYVSAFTKVGQLSPVCNGGIMTPPKSTEKSPGKH; this is translated from the exons ATGGCCCCGGGGTCGCACCTCTCGGGTTTGATGGGTGTCACTTCTCCGACCAGCCTATCCgcttcttcccccacctcctcggAGCCTCCTTACAGTTGCCACACCCTCGGGTCAGACCGCGTCCCAGAGGGCGGAGGGGCGGGAGGAGAGTCCTGGCGGGAGATGCCGGGGTCGGAGAGGAGGGACGACGAAGGAGTCTCCTCCTCAGTTCCCTTGCTAGCCCCAGGGCCCAGGGTCTGGGACCCGCAGTCTGCGACCGCCGGCACTCTTTGCGTAGAGGAAAAGGACCCGGCAAGGCGGGATCCAG aaGCTTTGAAGaacccaaagaaaaaaatgtcaagaagGAG TAGCCGTTTGCAAGCTAAGCAGCAGCCCCAGAGCAGTCAAACAGATTCTCCCCAGGAAACTCAATTCCTTCaagccaaaaaaaggaaaacagctcAG gatgtaaagaaaaaaaaagaggagactgTGGCCAAGAGACAGCAATATGAAATTAGG aATTGTTGGCCATCTGTGATATCTGGGGGTATCACTCCTTGCATTATTATTGAAACACCACACAAAGAAACTGTCACCAGTGACTTCTCCAGATTTACTAATTATAGGTTTAAAAACCTTTTCATAAATCCTTCACCTCTGCCTGATCTAAG TTGGGGATGTTCTAAGGATGTCTGgtttaatatgttaaaaaagGAGACCAAATATGTTCATGACAAACATTTTGAAACGCTACATTCTGACTTAGAACCACAGATGAGGTCAATACTTCTGGACTGGCTTTTAGAG GTATGTGAAGTATATACACTTCACAGAGAAACGTTTTATCTTGCTCAAGATTTTTTTGATAGATTTATGTTGAcacaaaaagatataaacaaaaatatgctTCAGCTCATTGGTATTACCTCATTATTCATTGCTTCAAAACTTGAG GAAATCTATGCACCTAAATTACAAGAATTTGCTTATGTCACTGATGGTGCTTGCAGTGAAGATGATATCCTAGGGATGGAACTCATTATATTAAAG GCTTTAAAGTGGGAGCTCTGTCCAGTAACAGTTATTGCCTGGCTGAATGTCTTTCTCCAAGTCGATGCTCTAAAAGATGTTCCTAAAGTACTCCTACCTCAGTATTCCCAGGAAAAGTTCGTTCAAATAGCCCAG CTCCTGGATCTGTGTATTCTCTCCATTGATTCATTAGAATTCCAGTACAGAATATTGGCTGCAGCTGCTTTATGCCATTTTACCTCTATTGAAGTCGTTAAGAAAGCTTCAG GTTTAGACTGGGATAATATTTCAGAATGTGTAGAATGGATGGTACCTTTTGCCAGAGTAGTGAAGGGTGGTCCTCCGGTGAAACTGAAGGTTTTTAAGAAGATTTCTGTAGAAGACAGACACAATATCCAGACACACACAAATTACTTGGCTATGCtg GAGGAAGTCAATTATGTGTCAGCTTTCACAAAAGTGGGACAGTTGTCACCAGTGTGTAATGGAGGCATCATGACACCACCGAAGAGCacagaaaaatccccaggaaaaCACTAA
- the CCNE2 gene encoding G1/S-specific cyclin-E2 isoform X2, with translation MSRRSSRLQAKQQPQSSQTDSPQETQFLQAKKRKTAQDVKKKKEETVAKRQQYEIRNCWPSVISGGITPCIIIETPHKETVTSDFSRFTNYRFKNLFINPSPLPDLSWGCSKDVWFNMLKKETKYVHDKHFETLHSDLEPQMRSILLDWLLEVCEVYTLHRETFYLAQDFFDRFMLTQKDINKNMLQLIGITSLFIASKLEEIYAPKLQEFAYVTDGACSEDDILGMELIILKALKWELCPVTVIAWLNVFLQVDALKDVPKVLLPQYSQEKFVQIAQLLDLCILSIDSLEFQYRILAAAALCHFTSIEVVKKASGLDWDNISECVEWMVPFARVVKGGPPVKLKVFKKISVEDRHNIQTHTNYLAMLEEVNYVSAFTKVGQLSPVCNGGIMTPPKSTEKSPGKH, from the exons atgtcaagaagGAG TAGCCGTTTGCAAGCTAAGCAGCAGCCCCAGAGCAGTCAAACAGATTCTCCCCAGGAAACTCAATTCCTTCaagccaaaaaaaggaaaacagctcAG gatgtaaagaaaaaaaaagaggagactgTGGCCAAGAGACAGCAATATGAAATTAGG aATTGTTGGCCATCTGTGATATCTGGGGGTATCACTCCTTGCATTATTATTGAAACACCACACAAAGAAACTGTCACCAGTGACTTCTCCAGATTTACTAATTATAGGTTTAAAAACCTTTTCATAAATCCTTCACCTCTGCCTGATCTAAG TTGGGGATGTTCTAAGGATGTCTGgtttaatatgttaaaaaagGAGACCAAATATGTTCATGACAAACATTTTGAAACGCTACATTCTGACTTAGAACCACAGATGAGGTCAATACTTCTGGACTGGCTTTTAGAG GTATGTGAAGTATATACACTTCACAGAGAAACGTTTTATCTTGCTCAAGATTTTTTTGATAGATTTATGTTGAcacaaaaagatataaacaaaaatatgctTCAGCTCATTGGTATTACCTCATTATTCATTGCTTCAAAACTTGAG GAAATCTATGCACCTAAATTACAAGAATTTGCTTATGTCACTGATGGTGCTTGCAGTGAAGATGATATCCTAGGGATGGAACTCATTATATTAAAG GCTTTAAAGTGGGAGCTCTGTCCAGTAACAGTTATTGCCTGGCTGAATGTCTTTCTCCAAGTCGATGCTCTAAAAGATGTTCCTAAAGTACTCCTACCTCAGTATTCCCAGGAAAAGTTCGTTCAAATAGCCCAG CTCCTGGATCTGTGTATTCTCTCCATTGATTCATTAGAATTCCAGTACAGAATATTGGCTGCAGCTGCTTTATGCCATTTTACCTCTATTGAAGTCGTTAAGAAAGCTTCAG GTTTAGACTGGGATAATATTTCAGAATGTGTAGAATGGATGGTACCTTTTGCCAGAGTAGTGAAGGGTGGTCCTCCGGTGAAACTGAAGGTTTTTAAGAAGATTTCTGTAGAAGACAGACACAATATCCAGACACACACAAATTACTTGGCTATGCtg GAGGAAGTCAATTATGTGTCAGCTTTCACAAAAGTGGGACAGTTGTCACCAGTGTGTAATGGAGGCATCATGACACCACCGAAGAGCacagaaaaatccccaggaaaaCACTAA